In Aedes albopictus strain Foshan chromosome 3, AalbF5, whole genome shotgun sequence, the following are encoded in one genomic region:
- the LOC109405247 gene encoding uncharacterized protein LOC109405247 isoform X4: MDQNDRNTHRQVLYEWNKPAVEPIHTSAYFNHLGEANCTSSASAGDQNGRSVINPYHQIIDSKETSARPATAVFQAKQYQYQAEKMAEPFSASTAFTNNNNNDGWGDDWGDWGENTNTFTQRKPAPPQQHQHQVVPPKSSMNTNTTQYFHTQQQHQQQYPPQQMHLDQNNQNFMPNPVPTAGHQQQVHSNCSAPMATIQQQQQPFQPIYQHHPYPQQQPQYTQPPAPTSYFNQAPQRPPSHPPASVTPQLSQHSVPTFNQSISDSFTSNSNDNWNWNVSDNQPTISPKPQHVEAQPPQSNAFQDTYHQQQSYAQQNAAPQNTFSLPGAANNTQLPPQAKVQPAQLTRLKNETLSPQWSIESQVSQTSSDRSIESGEIGESRSSNTGPSDDGSSGIHPTKHHVENYENIGGYEQSYPMHAEVPDKLDVALNSLSIKQESPSDADDKRHGNFRESSFPPPPPSIASSQQVDGVSQPPKSTSKTPPLPPPPVDVEQKSTSEAQSVPLGPPPTQGPPPTQGPPPSQGPPPSQGPPSVQGPPPVQGPPKGSANPFKRTSQRAHIATPGLGVTQPPVPNPTFFYQPQELPNVENLTPENQEIPDARLENVENLEIAPSNDRNQYLQTGHLSEDSYGTSHRAASLDQQQADDSLPPPGLSRYVPGQQQSENNQQPPSHNYPEPPPGLDRMIPGTDLENATDFNMERQADGEVSDSASNPNPRPAYSAVPPTQPDHHHREEEISDRNLYLVPGESDTHHNQQRVIPGVEDDRPPQSTSAGSYPTQHPLDIPINEQQRELVMDGENPHDPPSQPIPVEISREEPIEGGNTDDENLTVTAGHPTTTTAVSIAEPESNPSMETPRKDPSNTSTADESDKDRSMFYGKGKPPARRDEDPLRRSNKSKSSRDRYDTEDSDYSDRDRRRREREGSNGVDHRDRRRGDREKEKDRRKDGGRDRDRDRDRDRDRDYDYRDKERNRYDRDRDRYGRGSKYDRDSRYETDGSKYETERSTRYDKEGDGSKRYMSREEYYRKRDERERGGGAGGSGAGGGEDRRYRKEKERDRGDRYRDERRKDDRYRDGPSDKRRDRHDRRYDYEDYRGGSRNGNERDRDRDRVRESRERDDRKERDRKYPSSNYGGAQYGAASGYYDPYSYYTQHQQYYEQLRRTNPQAYAEWYRTYYSQMQAAQMQRDLLTSDGRESVHSGRSSANDKERLDNTDGSLRQEPSTMAMMEPERLTPRKFPEIHPIVSVSCGLLVTAKNRLTINGTTDLVKIWSLGTNEPTRKLFQSYPGPLVKDKTHKKSVIEFCEEQLRNGPMPGLGQAVMKSRGNSLNSLHSLSSNVNRGSYTLLWNYIILLLRQNGTFVGTDISELLMQNKVEFPFDSHQASVRSANVSGRNSSLSNVDRTAREHHGDGHGDEDTAEQSENADASVEPEQHSVEVKTEQLSELEITDKFRNYLIYGNISDALEWATENNLWGHALFLASKVDSRQHANVMMKFANKLTLNDPLQTLYQLLSGRTPSAVTCVLDEKWGDWRPHLAMLMSNSSAKPELIKKSITTLGDSLYNRGDLYAAHFCYLLSDVSFGKFSDVKPECGSTMNANTVVRLILLGSTHLQRSFKEFCTNEAIMMTEIYEYARSLNEDRYSITELQFYKYLLACRMLDHGMQLKCLLYMEQIAEQIQQDPYRFDSEFIKKVYTLGDRLKFYDPVLEKALDESVDNNGQGNIYTNVEDPAWIQRLSAILANYNVASASNYVTETSYEGIADYSNYNNYSEYSGGDQSTQQQSQSDNQQPESAVSMDSTEINKEFTEINQQLGRLNLQYVEGYDPNQQQQTPTHQYDHQMAAPSYDQGYDSINQSSLQDESHLQQQQQQQQQQAPQDQHQQQHPSYPYSYDASSGQPSMFTPAPVAGNEIQQPSPYDYWNPNAEPGSKRVASASTRQQQGASPARSGLTTTAETIPEYEERSLDTPYSSSPVPPGRNDGSHPAAPSSTSSQPPPPQPPSTATSSRDYDGGLAAGGGAGLNYMPKPSISMPNAVSNRPGFDEDNASANASPQHQAHQQQQSQNKNDSSSKAANESAKKAAPSKDTKAGGNAQSSGWFSWFKLKPKNQMILPDDKNPTIVWDPDKKRWVNTEGDDIGEEAFKPPPKMADLMPAPAAPPQMPAAPVAAHIPSVQPPAATGYPSEQIPTGGNYGPAPSLNAGPSQTPIPQATQPTVSNNLGGPVPTAAAPAGPTKVPTLQSNMFKMQRNRTLKNSYVDVFNPSGAAPSRPAETILAPAVPAMATPQGGFFIPGAAPVGGQPNDSAAEGMPHFFNPNQFPGGYQQQ, from the exons GTGTTGTATGAGTGGAACAAGCCAGCTGTTGAACCCATTCACACGAGCGCATACTTCAACCATCTGGGAGAAGCCAACTGTACTTCAAGTGCAAGTGCAGGCGATCAAAATGGAAGAAGTGTAATCAATCCATACCATCAAATCATCGACAGCAAGGAGACTAGTGCAAGGCCAGCTACAGCTGTATTTCAGGCAAAACAGTATCAGTATCAAGCAGAGAAAATGGCAGAGCCATTTTCAGCCTCAACTGCATTtaccaacaataacaacaacgatGGCTGGGGAGACGACTGGGGTGATTGGGGGGAGAACACCAATACGTTTACTCAGCGAAAACCGGCACCTCCGCAACAACATCAACATCAAGTCGTGCCGCCCAAATCGAGCATGAACACCAATACCACCCAGTACTTCCATACCCAGCAACAACACCAGCAGCAATATCCCCCACAACAAATGCATTTGGATCAAAACAATCAAAACTTCATGCCCAACCCAGTCCCAACTGCTGGTCATCAACAACAGGTGCATTCGAATTGTTCCGCACCTATGGCCACAattcaacagcaacaacaaccatTTCAACCGATATACCAACATCATCCCTATCCTCAACAACAACCACAGTACACGCAACCTCCTGCCCCGACGAGCTACTTCAACCAGGCACCACAAAGACCTCCATCACATCCTCCAGCTTCGGTGACTCCACAACTTTCTCAACATTCGGTTCCCACGTTTAACCAATCCATCTCCGATAGTTTTACCTCAAACTCCAATGATAACTGGAACTGGAAcgtttcggataaccaaccaacCATAAGTCCCAAACCACAACACGTAGAAGCTCAACCCCCACAAAGCAACGCATTTCAGGACACCTACCATCAACAGCAGAGTTATGCTCAACAAAATGCTGCTCCCCAAAATACTTTCAGTTTACCTGGTGCCGCAAATAATACTCAGTTGCCGCCACAGGCTAAGGTACAGCCAGCGCAGCTAACCCGGCTCAAAAATGAAACCCTCTCACCGCAGTGGTCCATCGAGAGCCAAGTCTCGCAAACTTCCAGTGATCGTTCCATCGAGAGTGGCGAGATCGGCGAAAGCAGAAGTTCCAACACCGGTCCGTCGGATGATGGTTCATCCGGAATACATCCAACCAAACATCATGTGGAGAATTACGAGAATATAGGTGGATATGAACAGAGTTATCCGATGCATGCTGAAGTTCCGGACAAGTTGGATGTGGCCTTGAACTCGTTGAGTATCAAGCAGGAGTCCCCATCGGATGCAGATGATAAACGACATGGAAACTTCAGGGAGTCTTCATTCCCTCCACCTCCTCCTTCGATCGCAAGCAGTCAACAGGTTGATGGCGTTTCGCAGCCTCCAAAGTCTACGTCCAAGACGCCACCGCTACCCCCACCTCCTGTAGATGTTGAGCAAAAATCTACATCTGAGGCTCAATCTGTTCCGCTAGGTCCTCCACCAACTCAGGGACCTCCACCAACACAAGGCCCTCCACCAAGCCAAGGTCCACCTCCATCACAAGGACCTCCATCCGTCCAAGGACCTCCACCCGTTCAAGGACCTCCGAAAGGATCGGCCAACCCGTTCAAGCGCACCTCACAACGAGCCCACATTGCAACTCCCGGATTAGGAGTCACCCAACCACCTGTCCCAAATCCAACCTTCTTCTACCAACCGCAAGAGCTCCCGAACGTGGAAAACCTTACCCCGGAAAACCAGGAAATCCCCGATGCCCGTTTGGAAAACGTCGAAAACCTCGAAATTGCTCCGAGCAACGATCGTAACCAATACCTACAGACTGGACATCTATCGGAAGATAGCTACGGAACATCGCATCGTGCTGCGTCGCTCGATCAGCAACAAGCTGATGACAGTCTCCCACCACCTGGACTTTCGCGCTACGTCCCCGGCCAACAGCAATCGGAAAACAATCAACAACCACCCTCCCATAACTATCCCGAACCGCCACCTGGTTTGGATCGCATGATCCCGGGAACCGACTTAGAAAATGCAACCGATTTCAACATGGAACGCCAAGCCGACGGCGAGGTGTCCGATTCCGCATCGAACCCCAATCCGCGACCAGCTTATTCCGCGGTTCCACCCACACAACCGGATCACCATCACCGGGAAGAGGAAATCAGCGATCGGAATCTCTACCTAGTCCCAGGCGAGAGCGATACCCACCACAACCAGCAGCGGGTGATCCCCGGAGTCGAGGACGATCGACCGCCACAAAGCACCAGCGCCGGCAGTTATCCGACACAACATCCCCTGGACATTCCCATCAACGAACAGCAGCGAGAATTGGTTATGGATGGTGAAAACCCGCATGATCCACCGTCGCAACCGATTCCCGTCGAAATTAGTCGCGAGGAACCAATCGAAGGTGGTAACACGGATGATGAGAACCTGACAGTGACTGCCGGTCATCCGACAACCACAACAGCTGTCAGCATCGCAGAACCCGAATCAAACCCGTCCATGGAAACGCCCCGGAAGGATCCATCCAACACTTCCACGGCGGACGAAAGCGACAAGGATCGATCGATGTTCTACGGAAAGGGTAAACCACCGGCAAGGAGGGACGAAGACCCGCTGCGCCGGTCGAACAAGAGCAAGAGTTCTAGGGATCGCTACGATACGGAGGATTCGGATTACAGCGATCGCGATCGAAGAAGGAGAGAGCGGGAAGGTAGCAACGGCGTGGATCATCGAGACCGGAGACGAGGCGATCGGGAGAAAGAGAAAGACCGACGGAAGGATGGCGGGAGGGACCGGGATCGTGATCGCGATCGTGACAGGGATCGCGATTACGACTACCGCGATAAGGAGCGGAACAG ATACGACCGCGATCGGGATCGCTACGGTAGAGGCAGCAAGTATGATCGCGACAGTCGTTACGAAACCGACGGATCAAAGTACGAAACCGAACGATCGACACGATATGACAAGGAAGGCGATGGCAGCAAGCGGTACATGTCCCGTGAGGAGTACTACCGCAAACGCGACGAACGGGAGCGAGGGGGAGGAGCTGGTGGTAGTGGTGCAGGTGGCGGTGAAGATCGCCGCTATCGCAAGGAGAAAGAACGCGACCGAGGTGATCGCTATCGAGATGAACGAAGAAAAG ATGACCGTTACCGCGATGGACCGAGCGACAAGCGTCGCGATCGTCACGATCGGCGCTACGATTACGAGGATTACCGTGGCGGAAGCCGAAATGGTAATGAACgggatcgcgatcgtgatcgtgtTCGAGAAAGCCGGGAACGGGATGACCGCAAAGAACGAGACCGAAAGTATCCATCGTCCAACTATGGTGGAGCCCAGTATGGCGCTGCATCCGGATATTACGATCCGTACAGTTACTACACCCAGCATCAGCAGTACTACGAACAGTTGCGACGTACTAATCCTCAGGCGTATGCCGAATGGTATCGCACGTACTACAGCCAAATGCAGGCCGCTCAGATGCAGCGGGATCTGCTGACAAGTGATGGTCGCGAATCGGTGCATTCGGGGCGCAGCTCGGCCAACGATAAAGAACG GTTGGACAATACCGATGGATCGCTGCGTCAGGAACCGAGTACCATGGCAATGATGGAACCGGAACGACTAACTCCACGTAAATTCCCGGAAATACATCCGATCGTGAGCGTATCTTGCGGGTTGTTGGTGACAGCGAAAAATCGTCTGACCATTAACGGCACCACCGACTTGGTGAAGATTTGGAGTTTAG GAACCAACGAACCAACGCGGAAACTGTTCCAGTCCTATCCTGGTCCCTTGGTCAAGGACAAGACTCACAAAAAGTCGGTAATCGAGTTCTGCGAAGAGCAACTTCGGAACGGTCCCATGCCCGGACTTGGGCAAGCCGTTATGAAGTCACGTGGCAATTCGCTCAACAGCCTACACTCGTTGAGCTCGAATGTCAACCGTGGTTCCTACACGCTCCTGTGGAATTACATCATTCTACTGCTGAGACAAAATGGG ACCTTCGTGGGAACCGATATTTCCGAGCTCTTGATGCAAAACAAGGTGGAATTTCCTTTCGATTCGCACCAGGCGAGCGTTCGGTCAGCAAATGTGAGCGGACGTAATTCTTCGCTATCGAACGTGGATCGTACCGCACGGGAACACCACGGAGATGGTCATGGAGATGAAGACACCGCTGAGCAGTCAGAAAATGCAGATGCATCCGTTGAACCCGAACAGCATTCGGTTGAGGTAAAGACGGAACAGCTTAGTGAATTGGAGATCACCGACAAGTTTAGGAATTACCTTATCTACGGAAACATAAGCGATGCACTGGAATGGGCTACGGAGAACAACCTCTGGGGACACGCATTGTTTTTGGCGTCGAAAGTTGACTCACGGCAGCATGCCAACGTGATGATGAAGTTTGCCAACAAGCTGACTTTGAACGACCCGTTGCAAACGCTGTATCAGTTGCTCAGTGGACGCACTCCTTCGGCTGTGACTTGCGTGCTGGATGAAAAGTGGGGCGATTGGCGGCCACATTTGGCCATGCTAATGTCCAACAGCTCCGCCAAACCGGAACTGATCAAAAAGTCGATAACTACGCTGGGTGATTCGCTATACAATCGCGGTGATTTGTATGCGGCTCACTTCTGCTATTTGCTGTCGGATGTCAGCTTCGGAAAGTTCTCCGACGTAAAACCGGAATGTGGTTCCACCATGAACGCAAACACGGTAGTGAGGTTAATCTTGCTTGGCTCCACTCATCTGCAGCGCAGTTTCAAGGAGTTCTGTACGAATGAAGCTATAATGATGACCGAGATCTACGAGTATGCCCGTTCGTTGAACGAAGACCGGTACTCCATCACAGAGCTACAG TTCTACAAGTATCTATTGGCATGCCGTATGCTGGACCATGGTATGCAACTTAAATGCTTGCTGTACATGGAACAAATCGCCGAGCAGATACAGCAGGATCCTTATCGATTCGATTCTGAATTCATCAAAAAG gtttatACACTTGGTGATCGTCTGAAATTTTACGATCCAGTGTTGGAGAAGGCATTGGACGAATCCGTGGATAACAACGGCCAAGGAAACATCTACACAAACGTCGAAGACCCGGCTTGGATACAGCGGTTAAGTGCAATATTAGCAAACTATAAT GTTGCCAGTGCTTCCAACTATGTTACCGAAACATCATACGAAGGGATTGCCGATTACAGTAACTACAATAACTATTCCGAATACAGTGGCGGTGATCAATCGACCCAACAGCAATCGCAATCTGATAATCAGCAACCGGAGTCAGCTGTAAGCATGGACTCAACCGAAATTAACAAAGAATTCACTGAAATCAATCAACAGCTTGGTCGTTTGAACCTGCAGTACGTGGAAGGTTACGATCCGAATCAACAACAGCAAACGCCCACGCATCAATACGACCATCAGATGGCAGCACCGAGCTATGATCAAGGATACGATTCGATCAACCAATCATCCTTACAGGATGAGTCTCActtgcagcagcaacaacagcaacagcagcaacaagcaCCTCAAGATCAACACCAGCAACAACACCCGTCGTACCCTTATTCCTATGACGCCTCTTCCGGTCAACCCAGCATGTTCACTCCCGCACCAGTGGCTGGCAACGAAATTCAACAGCCAAGCCCCTACGACTATTGGAACCCCAATGCCGAG CCGGGTTCGAAACGAGTCGCGTCCGCGTCCACTAGACAGCAGCAGGGTGCATCCCCTGCGCGCTCGGGTTTAACCACCACCGCCGAAACCATACCCGAGTACGAAGAAAGATCGCTAGATACACCCTACTCCTCGTCACCAGTACCGCCCGGACGAAACGACGGTTCGCACCCAGCTGCGCCATCGTCGACTTCTTCTCAACCGCCGCCGCCGCAACCACCATCTACTGCTACATCTAGTAGAGACTACGACGGCGGTTTGGCTGCGGGGGGCGGTGCTGGTCTCAACTAC ATGCCAAAACCATCGATTTCGATGCCCAATGCGGTATCCAATCGACCGGGATTCGACGAGGACAACGCTAGCGCTAACGCTTCGCCGCAACACCAGgcacaccagcagcagcagtcacAGAATAAGAACGATTCGTCGTCTAAAGCGGCCAATGAATCCGCCAAGAAGGCTGCCCCATCGAAGGATACCAAAGCGGGTGGCAATGCTCAAAG CTCTGGCTGGTTTTCGTGGTTCAAATTGAAACCTAAAAATCAAATGATTCTGCCTGACGATAAAAATCCAACC ATCGTGTGGGACCCAGATAAGAAACGTTGGGTTAATACGGAAGGCGATGATATCGGCGAGGAAGCGTTTAAGCCTCCTCCAAAAATGGCCGACCTAATGCCGGCTCCAGCTGCTCCTCCGCAGATGCCAGCTGCACCTGTAGCAGCACATATACCATCGGTACAACCACCGGCTGCGACTGGTTATCCGTCGGAGCAAATCCCAACTGGTGGAAACTATGGACCGGCACCTTCACTGAATGCTGGTCCTAGCCAAACACCAATTCCTCAGGCGACGCAACCAACTGTATCGAACAATTTGGGTGGCCCGGTGCCAACGGCAGCGGCTCCAGCAGGACCAACCAAGGTCCCAACGCTGCAATCCAACATGTTCAAAATGCAGCGAAATCGAA CGTTGAAAAATTCCTACGTTGACGTGTTTAACCCGTCCGGTGCGGCACCGAGTCGACCGGCGGAAACGATATTGGCACCAGCCGTTCCGGCAATGGCTACACCGCAGGGCGGTTTCTTCATTCCTGGAGCGGCTCCGGTCGGTGGGCAACCAAACGACAGTGCAGCGGAG GGAATGCCTCACTTCTTCAACCCCAACCAGTTCCCCGGCGGATATCAGCAACAGTGA